The following proteins are co-located in the Vigna unguiculata cultivar IT97K-499-35 chromosome 9, ASM411807v1, whole genome shotgun sequence genome:
- the LOC114164385 gene encoding branched-chain-amino-acid aminotransferase 2, chloroplastic-like, which yields MIRTSFPSFRKLLPQSVSASAFSKIGTYNWFTSQPYPLESPNPSYSDDEYADVDWDSLGFGLMATDYMYITKCCEGQHFREGQLSRYGNIELSPAAGVLNYGQGLFEGTKAYRKENGRVLLFRPEQNAIRMKMGAERMCMASPSIDHFVHALKQTVLANKRWIPPPGKGSLYLRPLLLGTGPVLGLAPAPEYTFLIYASPVRNYFKEGSAPLNLHVEENFDRASRRGTGNVKTISNYAPVLMAQTTAKKRGFSDVLYLDSATKKNLEEVSSCNIFIAKGKCIATPATNGTILSGITRKSVIEIAGDLGYQVEERAVGVDELIEADEVFCTGTAVGVAPVGSITYQDKRMEYITGSGTICQELNDTISGIQTGTIEDKKGWIIEVD from the exons ATTGGAACATACAATTGGTTTACTTCTCAGCCCTACCCTCTTGAGAGTCCCAACCCTTCTTACAG TGATGATGAGTATGCTGATGTGGATTGGGACAGCCTTGGATTTGGATTGATGGCTACTGATTATATGTACATTACTAAATGTTGTGAGGGACAACATTTTCGAGAAGGCCAACTCAGCCGTTATGGGAATATCGAACTCAGCCCCGCTGCTGGAGTCCTAAATTATGGTCAG GGATTATTTGAAGGAACAAAAGCATACAGAAAAGAAAATGGACGCGTGCTACTCTTCCGTCCGGAACAAAATGCCATTCGAATGAAGATGGGTGCAGAAAGAATGTGCATGGCATCTCCTTCCATAGACCATTTCGTTCATGCTTTGAAACAAACTGTCTTGGCTAATAAACGTTGG ATTCCTCCACCGGGAAAAGGGTCCTTGTACCTTAGGCCTCTGCTCTTGGGAACGggtccagttttgggtttggcTCCCGCACCAGAATACACATTCCTCATATACGCTTCCCCTGTTCGCAACTATTTCAAG GAGGGTTCGGCTCCGCTCAACTTGCACGTTGAGGAGAACTTTGACCGTGCTTCTCGCCGCGGCACTGGAAACGTTAAAACCATTTCCAATTATGCACCG GTTTTGATGGCGCAAACTACAGCCAAGAAAAGAGGATTTTCAGATGTTTTGTACCTTGATTCGGCCACCAAGAAAAATCTGGAGGAGGTCTCTTCTTGTAACATTTTTATTGCCAAG GGAAAATGCATCGCTACTCCTGCTACCAATGGGACTATTCTTTCCGGAATTACCCGAAAAAGTGTCATTGAAATTGCGGGTGATCTTGGCTATCAG GTAGAAGAGCGTGCTGTTGGTGTGGATGAATTGATTGAGGCTGATGAAGTTTTCTGCACAGGAACTGCTGTAGGTGTTGCCCCTGTTGGGAGTATCACATATCAGGATAAAAG GATGGAATATATAACGGGCTCTGGAACCATTTGTCAAGAGTTGAACGATACCATTTCAGGAATTCAAACTGGTACTATTGAAGATAAGAAGGGATGGATTATTGAAGTAGATTAA
- the LOC114162504 gene encoding transcription factor RAX3-like, with protein sequence MGRAPCCDKANVKKGPWSPEEDAKLKSYIEQHGTGGNWIALPQKIGLKRCGKSCRLRWLNYLRPNIKHGGFSEEEDNIICSLYVSIGSRWSVIAAQLPGRTDNDIKNYWNTRLKKKLLGKHRKELQARNKGNGVVKQENNSSLLLQENSVQQQPCWPQIPAPPLSSYTSQTPSFNDQDSIRKLLIKLGGRFSDDYEPIGLNNVQFPQGSFSSTQQIQEEQVHVSSSGCMNSIGNGNSQVQFGQSNNEYCSELVQGEVSFSSVGIGEMVSTNDYSQRLLGGLEFLYGEEMINDKIMGGGCASSCCGQTTNWGETSSVMYPPLVASSFEGVMPRQSAFQELSYP encoded by the exons ATGGGGAGAGCACCTTGCTGTGACAAAGCAAACGTGAAGAAGGGTCCTTGGTCGCCGGAAGAAGATGCCAAACTCAAATCCTACATCGAACAGCACGGAACCGGAGGCAACTGGATCGCTTTGCCTCAGAAGATTG GCCTCAAACGATGTGGCAAGAGTTGCCGCCTCAGGTGGCTAAACTACCTCCGCCCTAACATCAAGCACGGTGGCTTCTCTGAGGAAGAAGATAACATCATTTGCAGCCTCTACGTTAGCATTGGAAGCAG GTGGTCGGTGATTGCAGCACAATTGCCAGGAAGAACTGATAACGACATAAAGAACTACTGGAACACGAGGCTGAAGAAGAAGCTTTTAGGGAAGCACCGCAAGGAACTGCAGGCACGTAACAAAGGAAACGGCGTCGTTAAGCAGGAGAACAATTCCTCACTCTTGCTCCAGGAAAACAGTGTTCAACAACAGCCTTGCTGGCCACAGATTCCGGCGCCGCCACTTTCATCGTACACGAGTCAAACTCCAAGTTTCAACGACCAAGACTCTATTAGGAAACTTCTAATCAAGCTTGGAGGGAGATTCTCCGATGATTATGAACCCATAGGGTTGAATAATGTTCAGTTTCCACAGGGTTCTTTCTCATCAACACAACAAATTCAAGAGGAGCAGGTCCATGTTAGCTCTTCTGGGTGCATGAACTCTATTGGCAATGGCAACAGCCAAGTACAATTTGGTCAGAGTAATAATGAGTACTGTTCTGAGTTGGTGCAAGGAGAAGTGAGTTTCAGTTCCGTAGGTATTGGGGAAATGGTTTCTACTAATGATTATTCTCAAAGGTTATTAGGAGGGTTGGAGTTCTTGTATGGAGAGGAAATGATTAACGATAAGATAATGGGTGGTGGTTGTGCATCTTCATGTTGTGGCCAAACTACTAATTGGGGTGAGACGAGTTCTGTGATGTATCCTCCTCTTGTTGCTTCAAGTTTCGAGGGAGTGATGCCACGACAAAGTGCTTTTCAAGAGTTGAGCTACCCATAG